Below is a window of Bacteroidota bacterium DNA.
GCTTATTCGCAGTCAGGGCTTTGAGCCTGTTCGCACCGTGGAGGGGTACCAGATTTGGGCGAAGGCTTCTGCTGACCCAGTCTCGCCGGTCTCGGCTCAGTAAGCTGCTTACCGGCGGAGGTGCTGTTTCCAGTTTTTGCTCCAGCGCTGTGTTTTTTGCGCCAGGCCGGGTGGCAGGCTGGTGTTTAGCAGCGCAGCACCCTGCTCTACTACCAGCTTGCCTGCGCGTTTACCCTTGCGCAGGGCTAGTATACCTGCCCACTGCCCGCCCGGGCACGGGCAGGTAAGATGCCCACCCGCTACCACCAGGCGGGCACCGGGTAGCAGTACGATCTTTGCCCCTGGGGGCAGGTGCACCCTGCAGTGGATGTACAGCTCAGTGTTTTCGCCCACAATCAGGTGGCCAGTCAGCTTCTTCCGTCCGCACCAGGTATAGCTGGTGTCGGGTGGCAGGCTTAGGTTTTGCCAGTGCTCAGGGTCGCAGTGCCTGGGGAATACGGCCTCGGCAATGTCGCCTTGTAGGCCATTCAGGGCTAGGTGTAGGCGGCCCAGTTGGCACTCGGTCAGGGCATTCTTCCACTTGTTATAGTCCATGATGTTATTGCCGCAGCTCCAGCAGTTTTTTACAGCGGGATAGGTGGGGGTGTCGTCGCAGCCGTCGTTCAGGGGTCGGTCATTACTGGTGGTGTGGTGCAGGCCCATGCTGTGGCCTAGCTCGTGCGAAATGATGCCCCTGGGCCAGTAACCCGTCCGATAGTCGTGATACAGCTCTTGCGCCACCACCCAGTGCCTGCTGGCTATGCCACTGGCTACGCCCCTGCTTTTCAGGTCTTTTGCCTTCAGGCTGTCGCTGGAGACGAGAAATAGGTGTACGGCATCCTGCCGGTGCTGCAGGGTCGTGTCCTCCAGCACAAAGCGGCGGTGCCAGCCCGTTACCTTATCTATCTGCTGGTTCAGGTTCAGCTCGCTAAAGTCCCAGTCGGGCACGGCGTGAAAGTAGATGGCCCCCCAGTCCAGCCAAAAGTCGATCCGTCCATCCGGGATGTAGGCCGACGAGGTTTCGGCCTGCATGGGCTCCAGGTTGCGAAAGCTCTGCCCGGCATCCTGCACCAGGTTGATCAGGTACTGGCGATGGTCGGGCGTGTCTTCAAAATTGATGACCGTATCGGGCGCCTGCATTACATGCACGGCCAGCTGGATTGTTTGCACAGGGGTGTGTTCGGCGGGCAGGGGCACATAGCTCTGCCACTGCTGGCAGCAGGGTGCCTCCTGCGCCCGGGCTGTGGGGGATAGGCTAAGCAGAAGCAGGCACAGGCTATATCTGGTGATTCGCATACGGTACATCGGTATGCAGGGCCAGCTGGCCGCGCTGTAACAGGGGTTCGCCCGCCAGGGCAATCATGGCCGCATTGTCCGTGCAGAACTGAAAATCGGGGATAAAGAGGCTGCAGCCGTGGGTATCCGCCAGCTGCTGCAGCCGGCTGCGCAGGCCCCTATTGGCCGCCACGCCCCCTGCCAGGGCCACCTGCTGTATGCCTGTTTCGGCCACGGCCTGCTCTACCCGGGCCGCCAGTGCCGCCACAATGGTGTGCTGTATGCTAGCTGCCAGATCCTGCCTGTGCAGCTCCAGATAGGCGGGCCCTTGCCGCTGCAGGTGGTACAGGATGGCGGTTTTCAGGCCGCTGAAGCTCCAGTCGTGGCTACCGGTGCGGGGGTCGGGCCAGCGGTGAAAGTGTGCATTCCCCCCCGCGGCCGCAGCCCGGTCTATGTGCGGTCCACCCGGGTAGGGGTAGCCCAGCATACGGCCTGCTTTGTCAAAGGCCTCGCCCGCCGCGTCGTCCAGGGTGCTGCCCAGCCGGGTATACGTTAGCCGGTCGGTTACCTGCAGCAGCAGCGTGTGCCCCCCCGATACCAGCAGACACAGGTAGGGGAAGCTCGGGTAGGGGGGCTGGGCAAATACACTCATCAGGTGGCCATGCAGGTGGTCTACCGCCACCATGGGCTTGCCCAGGGCCTGGCTATAGGCCTTGGCAAAGCTGCTGCCTACCAGGAGGGCACCCATCAGGCCCGGCCCTGCGGTATAGGCAATGCCGTCCAGCTGGCTGGGCTCCACACCTGCCAGGCTGAGGGCCTTCTCCACCACTCGGCTTATCTGCTGCTGGTGCAGCCGGCTGGCCAGCTCGGGCACGATGCCGCCCTGCGGGCTATGCTCCACCTGGCTGTGTACCACATTGCTCAGGATGCGGCCATCCTGCACCACTGCAGCGGCCGTGTCGTCGCACGAACTCTCTATACCCAGCACGATCATGGCTAAAGGTACACTTTATGCCCTGGGTGCACAAGTCTACGCCTCCATCCCCCCCCAGCCGGTATACGGGGATATGCCCGATAAAGCGTTACTTTGCACCAGATGCGGCGTCGTGTTGTGCCCCTTTTGCTACTCAGGCTTACGCAGGCTCTGCTGCTGCTGGTGGGGCTGTATCTGGTGCTATTTAGTGCTGTTTTCCTCCTGCTGCGCAGCCAGGCTGTGCAAGACTGGCTGGTGCCCAAGCTGATAGACAGGGCTGAGGAGGCCCTGGGTGCTCGCATCGAGTTGGATCGGGTGGTGCTGTCGCCCATGGCCTACTTCGAGTTTGAGGGCTTCAGCATGTACGACCAGCAAGACAGCCTGATGTTTGCTGCAGAGCAGCTGGCCCTGCATAGCCTGGATGTGCCCACGCTACACTGGCTGGGAAAGAAAAGCAGAGTAAAGACCATAGCCCTGGGCCGCCTACACCTGCACCGGCCCTATGCACACCTGTATTATCTGCCCGATGGCCGACTGAACATAGACTTCCTGACCGAGCCGGAAGACAGCACAGATACTGAGCCGCCCCGTGTGGCCCTGAGTGTAGACGACATCCAGCTTACGGATGGTACATTCATCCTGCAGGATGCCACCGTAGGCCCGGCCTGGCTGGCACTGGTGCCCCAGCAGATCAATTATGAAAACATGCGCTGGGAAGAGATTAGCTTTCGCGGAAGTTTTTCCTTTTCGGCACAAAAAGACCTGGTTGTACAGATCCGGCACCTGAGTACCAGAGACCCCAGAACAGGGGTGCAGCTGGACAACTTTCAGGCTACCCTGATTGCGGCCCAGAGCTATACCTGGGCCGCAGAGCGGCTGAGGCAGACGCTGCCCGATCTGCCCTTTGTCCAGATCCGCGATGCCTCCCTCAGTATGGACGAGACCCAGCTACGCTTCGACCTGCTGATGAAGGGCGAAAGCCTGGGTACCCTCTTCAAGCGGGGGCGAAACCGCCAGTACAGCCTGTTTTTCCTGCCCTCTCAGCTAGATATGCGCACCCTATACCACTTCATTCCGGGCGAGGCGCTGCCCATAGCGGGAACCATCCGGCTGGAGGGGCCTGTATCGGGCAACTACCGGCAGATCAAGGCCAAGGGCCTGAAGCTGGGCTTTGGCGAGCGCTCTACGCTGACAGCCGACATCAGCCTGCGCAACTTTCTGCATGTTCGCGACCTCTTTGTGCAGGCCCGGCTGGTGCAGAGCCAGCTGTATAGCCAGGATGTGCACGCCCTGTTGCCCGGCATTGCCCTGCCCGATGAGGTGGATCGGCTAGGCTATGCACAGATAACGGGCCGGTTCACGGGCTTTCTGAACGACTTTGTAGCCGATGCACGCCTGACTAGCCCGCATGGGCAGCTAATCACGGATGCCAACCTGAAGTTTCTGCCTGGCGGGCTCAGTGTGCGCGGCTCGTTTCAGGCTACCAACCTGCAGCTGGATGCCCTAACGGGCCTCTCGGTAAGCAAACGACTGAATGCCAGGGGCTATGCAGAGGGCTATATTCATAACTGGGACGACAGCCGCCTGAAGCTCCGCTTCGATATGGGCACCAGTCAGCTATTGGGTTATCAGATAGACAGTGCCGGGGGTAACCTCAGCCTGGAAAACCAGGTGGTAACAGGCCAGCTGGATGTAGTGGATGCAGAGGGCAGCTTCCATGGTAGGGTAGTGGCAGACCTGGGCAAAGACCGCCCCAGCTACCGCTGCATAGGCGATATTGAAGCCCTGGACCTGCAGCACTATGGCCTGCTGTCGCAGCCTACCTGGGTAACCAGTATCTTCAACATAGAAGTGGGGGGCAAAGAGGTAGAGGACCTGGAGGGTACGGTGCGGCTCTTTGAGGTACAGCTACAGGGTGCCGAGGCAGACCAGCGGCTGGAATTCCCGGACCTAGTGCTTACCAGCCACTCCGGTCTGGACCACCGGTATAA
It encodes the following:
- the tsaD gene encoding tRNA (adenosine(37)-N6)-threonylcarbamoyltransferase complex transferase subunit TsaD; translated protein: MIVLGIESSCDDTAAAVVQDGRILSNVVHSQVEHSPQGGIVPELASRLHQQQISRVVEKALSLAGVEPSQLDGIAYTAGPGLMGALLVGSSFAKAYSQALGKPMVAVDHLHGHLMSVFAQPPYPSFPYLCLLVSGGHTLLLQVTDRLTYTRLGSTLDDAAGEAFDKAGRMLGYPYPGGPHIDRAAAAGGNAHFHRWPDPRTGSHDWSFSGLKTAILYHLQRQGPAYLELHRQDLAASIQHTIVAALAARVEQAVAETGIQQVALAGGVAANRGLRSRLQQLADTHGCSLFIPDFQFCTDNAAMIALAGEPLLQRGQLALHTDVPYANHQI